From a region of the Flavobacterium sediminilitoris genome:
- a CDS encoding alpha/beta fold hydrolase — MTELKEIVIENWILENENVRHNTSVFFQTFGQQLGTAPVVLVNHALTGNSNVIGENGWWNDLIGKSKTIDTDYYTILAINIPGNGFDGNSENLINDYKEYTIRDVAKLFWKVVFQLNIESLFAVIGGSLGGAIAWEMAVIEPNLIKNVIPIATDWKATDWMIANVLVQDNILNNSSNPIHDARIHAMLIYRTPQSLKYKFKRKINSGNSLFEIENWLNHHGKKLESRFQLQAYKLMNHLLKTNDITRGRKEVETIIKEIKSNIHIISIDTDYFFVANEDRETYEKLKFLKENIQYHEINSIHGHDAFLIEYKQLNEILDNVFNITYINN; from the coding sequence ATGACTGAGTTAAAAGAAATAGTAATTGAAAATTGGATTCTTGAAAATGAAAATGTACGACATAATACATCTGTTTTTTTTCAAACTTTTGGACAACAATTAGGAACAGCACCAGTTGTTCTTGTGAATCATGCGTTAACTGGAAATTCAAATGTTATAGGTGAAAATGGGTGGTGGAATGATTTAATAGGAAAAAGTAAAACAATCGACACTGATTATTATACCATTTTAGCTATAAATATTCCAGGAAATGGTTTTGATGGGAACAGTGAAAACCTTATCAATGATTATAAAGAATATACAATCAGAGATGTGGCAAAACTTTTTTGGAAAGTTGTTTTTCAGTTAAATATAGAATCTCTTTTTGCAGTTATTGGAGGAAGTTTAGGAGGAGCAATAGCATGGGAAATGGCAGTGATAGAACCCAATTTAATTAAAAATGTTATTCCAATTGCAACCGATTGGAAAGCAACTGACTGGATGATTGCTAATGTTTTAGTACAAGATAATATTCTAAACAATTCTTCAAATCCAATACATGACGCTAGAATACATGCAATGTTGATTTACAGAACACCTCAGTCATTAAAATATAAATTTAAAAGAAAAATCAACTCAGGTAACTCATTGTTTGAAATTGAAAATTGGTTAAATCATCATGGAAAAAAGTTAGAAAGTAGGTTTCAATTACAAGCTTATAAACTGATGAATCATTTATTAAAGACAAATGATATCACTAGAGGAAGAAAAGAAGTAGAAACAATAATTAAAGAAATAAAATCAAACATTCATATTATTTCAATCGATACAGACTATTTTTTTGTAGCAAATGAGGATAGAGAAACATATGAAAAACTAAAATTTTTAAAAGAAAACATACAGTATCACGAAATAAATTCTATTCATGGGCACGATGCTTTTTTGATTGAATATAAACAACTTAATGAGATTTTGGATAATGTATTCAATATAACTTATATAAATAATTAA
- the thrA gene encoding bifunctional aspartate kinase/homoserine dehydrogenase I, which produces MKILKFGGKSLANKEGLEKVIQIIAQKYFSNEAVVVVVSARSNATNELIDLLDKAQKGVNYNAELEAFKIYQNNGLSNTIFTDEFSQLDKLLEGVSLLGDFSSRIKDQVVAIGELISAKYLSYLLNEKSIKANFVDARNLIKTDNNFGNAQPLDTISKKNVITFFNNQPEGVNIVTGFIASTVNGETTTLGRNGSNYTASLLANYLDAQEFQNYTHVDGIFTANPELVTNARKIEKLSFNEANELANFGANILHAKTIIPLVEKNIPLRILNTFNPDNQGTLITAEQTDEGIKSLSILNNVSLLNLEGRGLLGKTGVDARIFRVMGDNNISVSIISQGSSERGIGIVVETEKATKALIELEKEFENDFYTKDVNRISANDNISVISIIGQDLSTFHKPYTALIKNKIVPILFNNTTTGRNISLVINKTDLKRALNVIHGEIFGVSKKINIAVFGHGLVGGTLINQILNSTSAIEKRKKIELNVFAIANSKKIVFNNNGIGDNWKSEIETNGISYEVQDVIKYAIENNLENLIAIDNTASKDFVENYIALIENGFDLVSSNKVANTLSYDFYKTLRSAIDKNQKNYLYETNVGAGLPLIDTIKLLHLSGENITKIKGVFSGSLSYLFNTFSKEKKDFSSVLKEAVDKGYTEPDPREDLCGNDVARKVLILARELDLQNEFEEIKIDNLIPEHLQTISQNEFFERIDEFNSVYQNIKENQEPNHVLRYIGELSGDLQKEKGVLEVKLVSVSENSALGQLKGSDSLFEIYTESYGERPIVIQGAGAGASVTARGVFGDILRLAEKN; this is translated from the coding sequence ATGAAAATATTAAAATTTGGAGGTAAATCTCTTGCAAATAAAGAAGGTTTAGAAAAAGTAATTCAAATTATTGCACAAAAATATTTTAGTAATGAAGCTGTTGTGGTTGTGGTTTCAGCTAGATCAAATGCTACAAATGAATTAATAGATTTACTTGATAAAGCACAAAAAGGAGTAAATTATAATGCAGAACTAGAAGCGTTTAAAATATATCAAAACAACGGATTATCAAATACTATTTTTACAGATGAATTTTCTCAATTAGATAAACTATTGGAAGGAGTAAGTTTATTGGGAGATTTTAGTAGTAGAATAAAAGATCAAGTTGTTGCAATAGGTGAATTAATATCAGCAAAATACCTTTCATATTTATTAAATGAAAAAAGCATAAAAGCAAACTTTGTTGATGCACGTAATCTTATAAAAACAGACAATAATTTTGGGAATGCACAACCATTAGATACAATATCAAAAAAGAATGTAATTACTTTTTTTAATAATCAGCCAGAAGGAGTTAATATTGTTACAGGATTTATCGCTTCAACAGTAAATGGAGAAACTACAACATTAGGAAGAAATGGAAGTAATTATACTGCTTCATTGTTAGCAAACTATTTAGATGCTCAAGAATTTCAAAATTACACTCATGTTGATGGAATTTTTACAGCTAATCCAGAACTTGTAACCAATGCAAGAAAAATTGAAAAACTATCATTTAATGAAGCAAATGAGTTGGCAAATTTTGGAGCTAATATATTACACGCTAAAACAATTATTCCATTAGTTGAAAAAAATATTCCATTAAGAATATTAAATACGTTTAATCCAGATAATCAAGGAACGCTTATTACAGCAGAACAAACAGATGAAGGAATTAAGTCGCTTTCTATTCTTAATAATGTGTCACTTCTAAATTTAGAAGGACGTGGACTTTTAGGAAAAACAGGAGTTGACGCTAGAATTTTTAGAGTAATGGGCGATAATAATATAAGTGTAAGTATTATATCTCAAGGTTCGTCAGAAAGAGGAATAGGAATAGTTGTGGAAACAGAAAAAGCAACAAAAGCACTTATCGAATTGGAAAAAGAATTTGAAAATGATTTTTATACAAAAGACGTAAATAGAATTTCTGCAAATGATAATATTTCGGTAATATCTATAATTGGTCAAGATTTAAGTACTTTTCATAAACCTTATACAGCACTGATTAAAAATAAAATTGTTCCTATACTTTTTAATAACACAACAACGGGAAGAAATATAAGTTTAGTAATTAATAAAACCGATTTGAAAAGAGCATTAAATGTTATTCATGGTGAAATTTTTGGAGTTTCTAAGAAAATTAATATTGCAGTATTCGGACATGGATTAGTAGGAGGAACATTAATTAATCAAATTTTAAACTCTACTTCAGCTATTGAAAAACGTAAAAAAATTGAACTTAATGTTTTTGCAATCGCTAACTCTAAAAAAATAGTGTTTAATAATAATGGGATTGGTGATAATTGGAAATCTGAAATAGAAACAAACGGAATTTCGTATGAAGTTCAAGATGTAATTAAATATGCTATAGAAAATAATTTAGAAAATTTAATAGCAATAGATAATACTGCAAGTAAAGATTTTGTCGAAAATTATATAGCACTTATAGAAAACGGATTTGACTTAGTATCTTCAAATAAAGTCGCAAATACATTGAGTTATGACTTTTATAAAACATTAAGAAGTGCAATAGATAAAAATCAAAAAAATTATCTATATGAAACAAATGTTGGAGCAGGACTACCTTTAATCGATACAATTAAATTATTGCATTTGTCAGGAGAAAATATTACAAAAATTAAAGGAGTGTTTTCAGGATCATTGAGTTATTTGTTTAATACTTTTTCAAAAGAAAAGAAAGACTTTAGTTCAGTGTTGAAAGAAGCAGTAGATAAAGGGTATACAGAGCCAGATCCAAGAGAAGATTTGTGCGGAAATGATGTGGCAAGAAAAGTACTTATTTTGGCTAGAGAACTAGATTTACAAAATGAATTTGAAGAAATTAAAATTGATAATTTAATTCCAGAACACTTGCAAACAATTTCTCAAAATGAATTTTTTGAAAGAATAGATGAGTTTAATAGTGTATATCAAAATATAAAAGAAAATCAAGAACCAAACCATGTATTGCGTTACATAGGAGAATTATCAGGAGATTTACAAAAGGAAAAAGGAGTTTTAGAAGTAAAATTAGTTTCTGTTTCAGAAAATTCAGCACTTGGACAATTAAAAGGATCAGACTCGCTATTTGAAATTTATACAGAATCTTATGGAGAAAGACCTATTGTGATTCAAGGAGCAGGAGCAGGAGCATCAGTAACAGCAAGAGGTGTTTTTGGAGACATACTTAGATTAGCAGAAAAAAATTAA